The Amblyomma americanum isolate KBUSLIRL-KWMA chromosome 6, ASM5285725v1, whole genome shotgun sequence genome has a window encoding:
- the LOC144136218 gene encoding sorting nexin-19-like, giving the protein MLSTLLSLVVLALGLMLCHKWNPFLGSVVCSVIAFYGVKKLLQGKLDSVIERFSRASAAKCRPPKDAFILPDSTMQFLSHLYGLFTGQEAPGADSQSGNTCLALLARGEDGDGERHHMSDCVTAEVKAFVDNIKSRYIDSWYSAVSSDQDFPRELEFIIEDVLRALYLRLGSLDPCDLLEQMVAVAHAHYRKYKACLTAVERTRRRSCDESCDALRREAIRKRFPMKHVAFESEASEQCYLRGITSVLVKLLEPPHLLASPATNALVIDILTNNVLVPAVDLLCEPEWLSWAVLYLVSMEEDAEVLAAKSRGDACSGATGDCLCRGEHPPLNIDAPAAAPIEGGDQSSSAVQHQRSSPALPYQGSSSSSQRSSKESGSDYLSLPDVYVGTQDNSVKIFGAKDVEKGVEAEVFLGSLVFSDICITRTESRSVPGKGVHTVYCIKYEVCKNNEVAEAPTTEVRKVWRRFREFLELQGSLESNPQLRKHLKGIRGPSRGLGSVLSDKKNVQERLVFLQHYLKQLCSREAIVNSKEFHKFLDYSEDAEEQQQPLVEMRRQASSSRLDRVLVQGVKSTLELLKTALPGDDHNILSPLSPLEGSMVLLSDYLPADLEYSFAEGNRPQQLQQCMYNFLDNFDQASSPEFSPPLTPSSLPLPQDHSPSTGSHKSSQGSPTPEVHFPPTEQDIVPLWRGNAPQTPFERVAESLHLDIPLCASAVDFMVDSLENGHACKSAQLVLFAELLLGRALERNLREQFTALFGVANCTVYLHKLHEQLWGSEARAEVFTEAQVARGLTKFVPTWAQLVFGVDNVCQAAKTLAKSIQIRDVNKCLVYQLVDILVDSLLAQDNCDARLEDNA; this is encoded by the coding sequence ATGCTTTCGACACTACTCAGCTTAGTTGTGCTTGCGCTCGGTCTGATGCTGTGCCATAAGTGGAACCCCTTTCTAGGAAGCGTAGTATGTAGTGTTATAGCGTTCTACGGTGTCAAGAAGTTGCTTCAGGGAAAGCTAGACAGCGTGATTGAAAGGTTTTCCAGAGCGAGCGCAGCAAAATGTCGCCCGCCAAAGGACGCGTTcattctgcccgacagcaccatGCAGTTTCTGAGTCATCTGTACGGCTTGTTCACTGGCCAGGAGGCTCCCGGCGCAGATTCGCAAAGTGGCAACACTTGCCTCGCTTTGCTTGCCCGAGGGGAAGACGGCGACGGAGAGCGTCACCACATGTCGGACTGTGTGACCGCAGAGGTGAAAGCATTCGTGGACAACATAAAGAGCCGCTACATCGACTCTTGGTACAGCGCCGTGAGCAGCGATCAGGACTTCCCCAGGGAGCTCGAGTTTATTATCGAGGACGTGTTGCGGGCTCTGTACCTGCGGCTCGGTTCCCTGGATCCGTGCGACCTCCTCGAGCAGATGGTGGCCGTGGCTCACGCCCACTACAGGAAGTACAAGGCGTGCCTGACGGCCGTCGAGCGAACCAGGAGGCGCAGCTGCGACGAGTCGTGCGACGCCCTACGGCGTGAGGCGATCAGAAAGAGGTTCCCCATGAAGCACGTCGCCTTCGAGAGCGAAGCCTCGGAGCAGTGCTATTTGAGAGGCATCACTTCGGTGCTGGTCAAACTGCTCGAGCCGCCTCACCTACTGGCAAGCCCGGCGACGAACGCGCTTGTGATAGACATTCTGACTAACAACGTACTTGTTCCTGCAGTCGACTTGTTGTGCGAGCCCGAGTGGCTCAGCTGGGCCGTGCTTTACCTGGTTTCAATGGAGGAAGATGCAGAAGTACTTGCCGCGAAAAGCCGCGGAGATGCGTGCAGCGGTGCTACTGGCGACTGCCTTTGCAGAGGAGAGCACCCGCCATTGAATATAGACGCGCCTGCTGCTGCTCCCATAGAGGGCGGCGACCAGTCTTCCAGCGCCGTGCAGCACCAGAGGTCTAGTCCTGCACTGCCTTACCAAGGTTCTAGCTCATCCAGCCAAAGGTCGAGCAAGGAATCTGGGAGTGATTACTTGAGTCTCCCAGATGTCTATGTTGGCACTCAAGATAATTCGGTCAAAATCTTTGGTGCCAAAGATGTTGAGAAGGGCGTTGAAGCAGAAGTGTTTTTAGGGTCTTTGGTGTTCTCAGACATCTGCATAACGCGCACAGAGTCGAGGTCAGTGCCTGGCAAAGGAGTTCACACAGTCTACTGCATCAAGTATGAAGTTTGCAAGAACAATGAGGTTGCGGAAGCCCCTACAACTGAAGTGCGGAAAGTGTGGAGGAGGTTTCGGGAATTCCTAGAGCTACAAGGGAGTCTCGAAAGCAACCCGCAGCTGAGGAAGCATCTCAAAGGCATTCGTGGGCCTAGCCGGGGGCTAGGCAGTGTGCTGTCTGACAAGAAAAATGTTCAAGAACGACTTGTGTTTCTGCAGCATTACCTCAAGCAGCTCTGTAGCCGTGAAGCAATTGTCAACAGCAAAGAGTTTCACAAGTTTCTCGACTATTCCGAGGatgcagaagagcagcagcagccactGGTAGAAATGCGGCGGCAAGCTTCCTCGAGCCGTTTGGACCGGGTCTTGGTGCAGGGCGTAAAGAGTACATTGGAACTGCTCAAGACAGCCCTGCCTGGGGATGACCACAACATTCTAAGTCCTCTGTCCCCTCTGGAAGGTAGCATGGTGCTCCTCTCCGACTACCTGCCCGCTGATCTTGAGTATTCATTTGCTGAAGGCAACCggcctcagcagctgcagcagtgcATGTACAACTTCCTAGACAACTTTGACCAAGCATCGTCTCCAGAGTTCTCGCCACCGCTCACGCCAAGCTCCTTACCGCTGCCTCAGGACCACTCCCCAAGCACTGGGTCACACAAGAGTTCCCAGGGGTCGCCAACTCCTGAAGTGCACTTCCCACCTACTGAGCAGGACATTGTGCCATTGTGGAGAGGCAATGCGCCCCAGACACCCTTTGAGCGAGTGGCTGAGTCTTTGCACCTGGACATCCCTCTGTGTGCATCAGCAGTTGACTTCATGGTGGACTCCCTTGAAAATGGCCATGCTTGCAAATCTGCCCAGCTCGTGCTGTTTGCGGAATTGCTATTGGGTAGGGCACTTGAGAGGAATCTGAGGGAGCAGTTCACTGCACTATTTGGCGTGGCTAATTGTACCGTTTACTTGCACAAATTGCATGAACAGTTGTGGGGTTCAGAAGCCAGGGCTGAGGTGTTCACTGAAGCACAGGTTGCTCGAGGATTAACGAAGTTTGTCCCTACATGGGCACAGCTTGTGTTTGGTGTGGACAACGTGTGCCAAGCAGCAAAGACACTTGCAAAGTCCATTCAGATTCGAGACGTGAATAAATGCTTAGTTTACCAGTTAGTGGACATCTTGGTCGATTCCCTGCTTGCTCAGGACAACTGTGATGCCAGGCTGGAGGACAATGCCTGA